A genomic region of Natronoarchaeum mannanilyticum contains the following coding sequences:
- a CDS encoding DUF7571 family protein has protein sequence MQPCHNCQAVIDEYLLDKQLEPLRELTVDDFNLCADCTTVVDDACVECGGAVYVPRTEDETPDYCPACRSRRIERTGVDPGWHRESVSA, from the coding sequence ATGCAACCGTGCCACAACTGTCAGGCGGTCATCGACGAGTACCTCTTGGATAAACAACTCGAACCCCTGCGCGAACTCACGGTCGACGACTTCAACCTCTGTGCGGACTGCACGACGGTCGTCGACGACGCGTGCGTGGAATGTGGCGGCGCGGTCTACGTCCCCCGAACCGAAGACGAGACGCCCGACTACTGCCCGGCCTGTCGTTCCCGCCGGATCGAGCGCACCGGCGTCGATCCGGGCTGGCATCGCGAGAGCGTCTCCGCCTGA
- a CDS encoding site-specific integrase → MRTERNKDGTYNVWMSRTEYNEIPRQANTRMQEIALRLMGDCGLRVEETLHVTPGDISRKKDGRSYELEVTKGKDTTGEYEGGKQRETWMPVDLERQIHRHAREEDIDDDEPLIQRSKKTVQNWVTNASERAADETGDTDYQRVSSHDLRRCWAQHLLVEEGVSPRIVMALGGWSSYDAIEPYLTAPTEDNIIDSMSEVSL, encoded by the coding sequence ATGAGAACAGAACGCAACAAAGACGGTACCTACAACGTCTGGATGAGTCGCACCGAATACAACGAAATCCCCCGACAAGCCAACACCCGAATGCAAGAAATCGCCCTGCGACTAATGGGCGACTGTGGACTGCGCGTCGAAGAAACCCTCCACGTCACGCCCGGTGACATCTCCCGGAAGAAGGATGGGCGTAGCTATGAGTTGGAGGTCACGAAGGGGAAAGACACGACCGGCGAGTACGAGGGTGGGAAACAGCGGGAGACGTGGATGCCCGTTGATCTGGAGCGGCAAATCCATCGCCATGCCCGCGAGGAGGACATTGACGACGATGAACCCCTGATTCAGCGGTCGAAGAAGACCGTGCAGAACTGGGTCACGAATGCGTCCGAGCGCGCAGCCGACGAGACCGGCGACACAGACTATCAGCGCGTCTCGAGCCATGACCTCCGGCGGTGCTGGGCGCAGCATCTCCTCGTAGAGGAAGGCGTCTCTCCACGCATCGTCATGGCGTTGGGCGGCTGGAGTTCCTACGACGCCATCGAGCCCTACCTGACGGCACCGACAGAGGACAACATCATCGACTCGATGTCAGAAGTTTCGCTGTAG
- the dpsA gene encoding DNA starvation/stationary phase protection protein DpsA, with the protein MSTQKPVRQEFGTVEENALRIDEDKAEQLIDALNTDLAATEVLYHQLRKHHWTVHGAEYRDLHLFYQEAYEDASEGADHIAERVQALGGVPVSRPADFQERSPVEPEPEDIYEVRTMMKNDEEMYGDIIERVRDHVELAENLGDYATSELLREQLEDLEEYAHEIEHFLAEDSLTKW; encoded by the coding sequence ATGAGCACCCAGAAGCCCGTCCGTCAGGAGTTCGGCACCGTCGAGGAAAACGCTCTGCGCATCGACGAGGACAAGGCGGAGCAGCTCATCGACGCGCTGAACACCGACCTCGCGGCGACCGAGGTGCTGTACCACCAGCTCCGGAAGCACCACTGGACGGTCCACGGCGCCGAGTACCGCGACCTCCACCTGTTCTACCAGGAGGCCTACGAGGACGCCAGCGAGGGCGCAGACCACATCGCCGAGCGCGTCCAGGCGCTGGGCGGCGTCCCCGTCAGCCGACCCGCTGACTTTCAGGAGCGCTCGCCCGTCGAGCCCGAGCCCGAGGACATCTACGAGGTTCGCACGATGATGAAAAACGACGAGGAGATGTACGGCGACATCATCGAGCGGGTCCGCGATCACGTCGAGCTCGCCGAGAACCTCGGCGACTACGCGACCTCGGAGCTGCTGCGCGAGCAACTCGAAGACCTCGAGGAGTACGCTCACGAGATCGAGCATTTCCTCGCGGAAGACTCGCTCACCAAGTGGTAA
- a CDS encoding redoxin domain-containing protein codes for MLDVGETAPEFALPKAGGEAYNDIEPFALTEALGDGPVVLAFFPAAFTSGCTAEMCTFRDSMHRFDELDAGVYGISVDLPPAQNVWIMREELNFPMLSDWDHEVIREYGVVDPEMYDLFEAAERSIFVLDDAGTVTYRWVEDEGETDFAAVIEDVREAVAETARP; via the coding sequence ATGCTCGACGTAGGCGAGACGGCGCCGGAGTTCGCGCTGCCGAAAGCGGGCGGTGAGGCGTACAACGATATCGAACCGTTCGCGCTCACCGAGGCGCTCGGCGACGGGCCGGTCGTCCTGGCGTTCTTCCCTGCGGCGTTCACCAGCGGCTGTACGGCCGAGATGTGCACATTCCGAGACTCGATGCACCGCTTCGACGAGCTGGACGCCGGCGTGTACGGGATCAGCGTCGACCTCCCGCCGGCCCAGAACGTCTGGATCATGCGCGAGGAACTCAATTTCCCGATGCTCTCGGACTGGGACCACGAGGTCATCCGCGAGTACGGCGTCGTCGACCCCGAGATGTACGATCTGTTTGAGGCGGCCGAACGGAGCATCTTCGTCCTCGACGACGCCGGGACGGTCACCTATCGGTGGGTCGAAGACGAGGGGGAGACGGACTTCGCAGCCGTGATCGAGGACGTGCGGGAAGCCGTGGCCGAGACAGCACGTCCCTGA
- a CDS encoding J domain-containing protein, producing the protein MDRPYSVLGVTPGADEEVVRDAYRSLMKDHHPDHGGSTEEFIRIKEAYEAIQQNDAAVRAGRAGDSGPVRRSTDGGTTAKTGGAGAHAARGGAVELTEHADPDAVDCCRGIGLELRGEYLTLRLVALVENADLTEFVASHMLEGNEERPVAFVTVENASDGTVRWRGNQCLSFVGSDGSRYESAVEYCASDPKLPADWTGSDVTVEPGAQLRAVVIAEELPSDVAVTELSYTQNVFARRGGGSGIEDKERFRIPVRTSVKPLLSQAPF; encoded by the coding sequence ATGGATCGCCCGTACAGCGTTCTCGGCGTGACTCCGGGGGCGGACGAGGAGGTCGTCCGCGACGCCTACCGTTCGCTCATGAAAGACCACCACCCGGACCACGGCGGTTCCACCGAGGAGTTCATCCGGATCAAGGAAGCCTACGAGGCGATCCAGCAAAACGACGCCGCTGTGCGCGCTGGCCGGGCCGGCGACTCCGGTCCCGTACGTCGCTCCACGGACGGCGGAACGACGGCGAAAACGGGCGGAGCGGGAGCACACGCGGCCCGCGGCGGCGCCGTCGAACTCACCGAACACGCCGATCCGGACGCGGTCGATTGCTGTCGCGGGATCGGTCTGGAACTGCGCGGCGAGTACCTGACGCTGCGACTGGTCGCACTGGTCGAAAACGCCGACCTGACCGAGTTCGTCGCCTCGCACATGCTGGAGGGCAACGAAGAACGACCGGTCGCGTTCGTCACCGTCGAGAACGCGAGCGACGGGACCGTCAGGTGGCGCGGTAACCAGTGTCTCTCCTTTGTCGGCAGCGACGGGAGCCGGTACGAGAGCGCTGTCGAGTACTGCGCGTCGGATCCGAAGCTACCGGCCGACTGGACTGGCTCGGACGTCACCGTCGAGCCGGGGGCGCAGCTGCGCGCGGTCGTCATCGCCGAAGAACTGCCGTCCGATGTCGCCGTGACCGAGCTCTCGTACACGCAGAACGTGTTCGCCCGACGCGGCGGGGGGAGCGGCATCGAGGACAAAGAGCGGTTCCGGATCCCGGTTCGGACGAGTGTGAAACCACTGCTCTCGCAGGCTCCGTTCTGA
- a CDS encoding TIGR02391 family protein, translating to MTIETLPSRARPEALLRICDAIKNETITLDELNSRLPLSQEDIQQNVEYGSSLEFLNTDDEIELTERGLTLAYEDGISDSVGSLFVRGIRDSDQYSELTQQLTEETDENGDIDQQKVCQVLRVEFGVEMDENELKSAVNSYFLTLEAASVGEYKLARGGSPSRIELREGIRLADITEDGIEALSEAEEAERLASDEFPAFSDYDPELETRCVPQFQLGLYQEAVTSATTVLEHRVRTEGGYSEEDHGEDLMARAFNEDGGPLQMGVVENEKEGFRFLYQGTSKALRNPPHHRLLDDMDQQQARDILGFINLLLTFIENRD from the coding sequence ATGACGATCGAGACACTACCATCCAGAGCTCGCCCAGAGGCCCTACTGCGGATATGCGATGCAATAAAGAACGAAACCATCACTCTCGACGAACTGAACAGCCGTCTCCCCCTATCGCAAGAGGACATCCAGCAAAACGTCGAATATGGGTCAAGTCTCGAGTTTCTCAATACCGACGACGAAATCGAACTCACAGAACGCGGACTCACGCTAGCCTACGAAGACGGAATCTCCGACTCTGTCGGCTCACTATTTGTACGAGGAATACGAGATTCCGACCAATACAGCGAACTAACCCAACAGCTCACCGAAGAGACTGACGAGAACGGCGATATCGACCAACAGAAAGTCTGCCAAGTACTCCGTGTCGAATTCGGAGTTGAAATGGATGAAAACGAGCTCAAATCAGCAGTCAACAGCTATTTCCTCACCTTAGAGGCAGCGAGTGTAGGTGAGTACAAACTGGCTCGTGGCGGCTCCCCCTCGAGAATTGAACTACGAGAAGGCATCCGGCTTGCAGACATTACCGAAGACGGAATCGAGGCATTATCAGAAGCAGAGGAAGCAGAGCGGTTAGCCTCAGACGAATTCCCCGCCTTCAGTGACTACGATCCGGAATTGGAAACACGTTGTGTCCCACAATTCCAGTTAGGACTGTACCAGGAGGCGGTGACATCAGCAACAACGGTTTTAGAACATCGAGTAAGAACAGAGGGAGGATACAGCGAGGAAGATCACGGTGAAGACCTCATGGCAAGGGCATTCAATGAAGACGGCGGGCCACTGCAAATGGGTGTCGTAGAAAATGAAAAAGAGGGATTCCGATTCCTATACCAAGGAACCTCGAAAGCCCTCCGAAACCCACCACACCACCGATTACTAGACGATATGGATCAGCAGCAAGCCCGTGACATACTCGGTTTTATCAATCTGCTTCTTACGTTCATCGAAAACCGCGACTGA
- a CDS encoding PRC-barrel domain containing protein: MTSDRSQPTERDVGKPIVDSDDNQVGLVADVTGNEIEVDPDPDMLDRAKARFGWKDRDDDTYRLDADRIRTVTDDEVVVRVP; this comes from the coding sequence ATGACCAGCGATCGCTCTCAACCGACCGAACGAGACGTGGGGAAACCGATCGTCGACAGCGACGATAATCAGGTCGGTCTGGTCGCCGACGTCACCGGCAACGAGATCGAGGTCGATCCGGATCCGGACATGCTCGATCGCGCGAAGGCGCGGTTCGGCTGGAAGGACCGCGACGACGACACGTACCGCCTCGACGCCGATCGGATTCGCACGGTGACCGACGACGAAGTGGTCGTCCGCGTGCCGTGA
- a CDS encoding tRNA sulfurtransferase, which yields MQPPGADTVLVRHGELNTKSSKVQGAMERRLIANLQALVADREIDGEVERRWSRPLIHTSEAQVEDAVEAAASAPGVVSASAATVVPAERDAIEDILARTAREHYDGGSFAVRGRRADRDVPFDSEDAQRFGGTAIWEAVEDEFEPEVDLDDPDLEFSVEIRDGKAFVFLEKVPGPGGLPIGTQEPLVALISGGIDSPVAAFEVMRRGCPIVPVYLDLGEYGGVDHRERAVESVRTLAAYAPNYEFDLRVVDAGETVDLLARTFEQGRMLAFRRYMYRLAEHVAEEAGAVGIVTGEAIGQKSSQTATNLGVTSRATDLPIHRPLLSVDKQELIERAKDVGTYSTATIPAGCNRFAPDQAETHGDLSTIETREPDDLFERAERDAADAEVLELGRGVDGV from the coding sequence ATGCAACCGCCGGGAGCGGACACGGTCCTCGTCCGCCACGGGGAACTCAACACCAAGAGCAGCAAGGTTCAGGGGGCCATGGAGCGGCGCCTGATCGCGAACCTCCAGGCGCTCGTCGCCGACCGCGAGATCGACGGCGAGGTCGAGCGCCGCTGGTCGCGACCGCTGATCCACACCAGCGAGGCGCAGGTCGAGGACGCCGTCGAGGCCGCCGCGAGCGCGCCGGGCGTCGTCTCGGCCAGCGCCGCGACGGTCGTCCCGGCCGAGCGCGACGCCATCGAGGACATCTTGGCTCGTACTGCGCGCGAACACTACGACGGCGGGTCGTTCGCGGTTCGGGGCCGCCGGGCGGACCGCGACGTTCCCTTCGACAGCGAGGACGCCCAGCGCTTCGGCGGCACGGCGATCTGGGAGGCCGTCGAGGACGAGTTCGAGCCCGAAGTCGACCTCGACGACCCGGACCTGGAATTTTCCGTCGAGATCCGCGACGGCAAGGCGTTCGTCTTCCTCGAGAAAGTTCCGGGCCCCGGCGGACTCCCGATCGGCACCCAGGAGCCGCTGGTCGCGCTGATCAGCGGCGGCATCGACTCGCCGGTCGCCGCGTTCGAGGTGATGCGCCGGGGCTGCCCGATCGTCCCCGTCTATCTGGATCTGGGCGAGTACGGCGGCGTCGACCACCGCGAGCGCGCCGTCGAATCGGTCCGCACGCTCGCTGCGTATGCGCCGAACTACGAGTTCGACCTGCGCGTCGTCGACGCCGGCGAGACGGTCGACCTCCTCGCCCGGACGTTCGAGCAAGGCCGGATGCTCGCCTTCAGGCGGTACATGTACCGGCTCGCCGAGCACGTCGCCGAGGAGGCGGGCGCCGTCGGCATCGTGACGGGCGAGGCGATCGGCCAGAAGTCCAGCCAGACCGCGACGAATCTCGGCGTGACGAGCCGGGCGACGGATCTGCCGATCCACCGCCCGCTGCTGTCGGTCGACAAGCAGGAGCTGATCGAGCGCGCGAAGGACGTGGGCACGTACTCGACGGCGACGATTCCCGCGGGCTGCAACCGGTTCGCGCCCGACCAGGCCGAGACCCACGGCGATCTCTCGACGATCGAGACCCGCGAGCCCGACGACCTGTTCGAGCGCGCCGAGCGGGACGCCGCCGACGCCGAGGTGCTGGAACTGGGTCGCGGCGTCGACGGCGTCTGA
- a CDS encoding twin-arginine translocation signal domain-containing protein translates to MNSESTNENERGTDRRTFLKGVGVTSAAAMTGGVASGTAAAESTTTSTSDSDGDWLDGFGFGGDNATASAKALGYTAIGPIAKEAGEFLYGQYQQEISERTAQQMELDHYAYVQQIKRTLQALIKENYNSIQLGQHKAVADAKWAVYEAMQNDAGVSTSGLKARQATFDAGAVFEKNFLVALEEAYAKLHSIRDLQVTHEGISDPHIWFYTDTDGDLNEDLHSLSDVDVTLMNGETFSTKAISTGAQHDSALKGYYVHPYFHGVSLSDGSDLSDHITDPRPDTNTGEYSLRYQHQYQWDNNGGHILGFEYDAYDSNNPAIQPFAVVENLDGIGDVLIGESQHLSMYVASILRERYITLANEMQTMGENAYEAYENGEIEPDDIIDPYMAAQNSAQSWRDTGHHGYAAFMAAMEGYSSDLSKTFKISYYDASDQTTSTLTGNLLADPDTMTASKTQTKTIDSWTFSDRLALSHDSEYFDHRTGYTVRHVDSSGTSTTLSEGDDYSISWQSGNENVVINSDGSNIGSVTEGSGSIEVDVTAKVSTSVTWKTGKTYSVSRDGQYVFAKSKDDGGGILSMDKGDEFTIEKMWNSDNQEITNVTAGTYNVQTRSTAGLYEQLRQILKAQQDLNQTNATVGGGSGSSNGFNLSQDQLLGLAAGVSGLGVLAYLFNGGNN, encoded by the coding sequence ATGAATAGTGAATCGACCAACGAAAACGAACGCGGAACCGACCGCCGAACCTTCCTGAAAGGCGTCGGTGTGACATCAGCAGCCGCAATGACCGGTGGCGTAGCCTCCGGAACCGCTGCTGCTGAAAGCACCACCACGTCCACCAGCGACAGTGATGGTGACTGGCTTGACGGATTCGGATTCGGCGGCGACAACGCCACCGCATCCGCGAAAGCACTCGGATACACCGCCATCGGCCCAATCGCCAAGGAAGCCGGCGAGTTCCTGTACGGTCAATACCAGCAGGAAATCAGCGAACGCACGGCGCAACAGATGGAACTCGACCACTACGCGTACGTGCAGCAAATCAAGCGCACCCTACAAGCGCTCATCAAAGAGAACTACAACTCGATTCAGCTGGGTCAGCACAAAGCAGTCGCTGACGCCAAATGGGCCGTATACGAGGCAATGCAGAACGACGCCGGAGTATCCACGTCCGGTCTGAAAGCCCGGCAAGCGACGTTCGACGCCGGGGCAGTGTTCGAGAAGAACTTCCTCGTCGCGCTCGAGGAAGCCTACGCGAAACTGCACTCGATTCGAGACCTGCAAGTCACTCATGAGGGTATCAGTGACCCTCACATCTGGTTCTACACCGACACAGACGGTGACCTGAACGAAGACCTGCACAGTCTCTCTGACGTGGATGTCACGCTGATGAACGGCGAGACCTTCAGTACGAAGGCAATCAGCACCGGTGCACAGCACGACAGTGCCCTGAAAGGGTACTACGTACACCCGTACTTCCACGGCGTCTCACTTAGCGACGGGTCGGATCTGAGTGATCACATCACCGATCCACGACCGGACACGAATACAGGCGAATACTCCCTCCGTTACCAGCATCAGTATCAGTGGGACAACAACGGCGGTCACATTCTCGGGTTCGAGTACGACGCCTACGACTCGAACAATCCGGCGATTCAACCGTTCGCAGTCGTCGAGAACCTCGACGGTATCGGCGACGTGCTGATTGGCGAGAGCCAGCATCTCTCGATGTACGTCGCCTCCATTCTGCGAGAGCGCTACATCACCCTCGCCAATGAGATGCAGACCATGGGCGAGAACGCCTACGAGGCGTACGAGAACGGTGAAATCGAGCCAGACGATATCATCGACCCGTACATGGCCGCGCAGAACAGCGCCCAATCGTGGCGCGACACCGGCCACCACGGGTACGCGGCGTTCATGGCTGCGATGGAAGGGTACAGCAGTGACCTTTCCAAGACGTTCAAAATCAGCTATTACGACGCCAGCGACCAGACTACCTCGACCCTCACAGGGAATTTGCTGGCTGACCCGGACACGATGACTGCGTCAAAGACGCAAACCAAAACCATCGACTCCTGGACGTTCAGTGACCGGCTCGCTCTCTCGCACGATTCGGAGTACTTCGACCACCGTACCGGGTACACGGTACGGCACGTCGATAGCTCCGGAACCTCGACCACGCTGAGCGAAGGCGACGACTACTCGATCTCCTGGCAATCAGGGAACGAGAACGTCGTCATCAACAGCGACGGCAGCAACATCGGCTCCGTCACAGAAGGGTCGGGGTCAATCGAAGTTGATGTGACCGCGAAGGTATCGACCTCGGTCACATGGAAGACCGGGAAGACGTACTCCGTCAGTCGAGACGGCCAGTACGTCTTTGCGAAATCGAAAGACGACGGCGGTGGCATTCTGTCGATGGACAAGGGTGACGAATTCACAATCGAGAAGATGTGGAACTCGGACAACCAGGAAATCACGAACGTCACCGCAGGAACGTACAACGTCCAAACGAGATCAACCGCCGGGCTGTACGAGCAGCTGCGGCAGATTCTCAAAGCGCAACAAGACCTGAACCAGACCAACGCGACCGTTGGCGGTGGTTCAGGCAGCAGTAACGGATTCAATCTCTCCCAAGACCAGCTGCTCGGGCTTGCTGCCGGAGTGAGCGGTCTGGGAGTGCTTGCGTATCTCTTCAATGGAGGTAACAACTAA
- a CDS encoding tyrosine-type recombinase/integrase: MPSVNDPNNDKTRLQNRLEDIQELPRNDRKLVELWLNNELESLAESTQERHIARLLTVREHLRTSPNKEDDEGEELTEEEIEERRIPLGEADKFDWTSAISQIARERDLTDGSKRNYQKAVRSFLGEVENDVPANKDDISLATDDSGGKIDEDDILSPEEVRVLISETSNRIRDKAMFSVLIDLGLRIGALCALRVQDFEYEEGAAVGEISLNEQALGQKGSEGRTHVATFSAGYVRSYLRNEHPRPDDDEAPLFHKIGRHWDRNDPDDDGSISPPIFRRRMKRLARDYDIEESKLHPHNLKHAAVTIWALRGMSDREIEYRAGWARESGQLKRYEHLTGEDVNSQILDTFGIEAENDDARSISPIENCPNCNVSVDTGMRYCPRCGQQLEQDMRPQWFVDYLDTYGEDDALAETLLDSPSQIVRDPADLSESLKSTHQDKIESVVGHSLMGSASPTDDETVPISLPYAGDDGETTVYVPFGTLKEHGGDNLAVKRTDDGLHSLLDPDGNVVATVDPLGID; this comes from the coding sequence GTGCCATCGGTCAACGACCCGAACAATGATAAAACCCGCCTACAGAACAGACTCGAAGACATCCAAGAGCTCCCTCGGAACGATCGGAAGCTCGTCGAACTCTGGCTAAACAACGAACTCGAATCCTTAGCTGAATCCACACAAGAACGCCACATTGCCCGCCTACTCACCGTCCGCGAACACCTCCGAACTTCACCAAACAAAGAAGACGATGAAGGTGAGGAACTTACTGAAGAGGAAATCGAAGAGCGTCGAATTCCTCTGGGCGAAGCCGACAAATTCGATTGGACAAGCGCAATCAGCCAGATCGCACGCGAACGCGATCTCACCGACGGTTCCAAGCGGAACTACCAGAAAGCAGTTAGATCGTTCCTCGGCGAAGTCGAAAACGACGTACCCGCAAACAAAGACGACATATCCCTCGCAACCGACGACTCTGGCGGGAAAATCGACGAGGACGACATCCTTTCGCCGGAGGAGGTGCGCGTGCTGATTTCGGAAACTAGCAACCGAATTCGGGACAAAGCCATGTTCTCCGTCCTGATTGACCTCGGCCTCAGAATCGGTGCCTTATGCGCTCTACGCGTCCAAGACTTTGAGTACGAGGAGGGAGCAGCTGTCGGTGAAATCAGCCTGAACGAGCAAGCGCTGGGACAGAAAGGAAGTGAAGGGCGCACCCACGTCGCTACTTTCTCTGCTGGCTACGTCCGGTCGTACCTTCGGAACGAGCATCCCCGCCCTGACGATGACGAAGCACCTCTATTCCACAAAATAGGCCGCCATTGGGACAGGAACGATCCAGATGATGACGGTTCCATTTCACCCCCGATTTTCAGACGGAGAATGAAGCGTCTGGCGCGAGATTACGATATCGAGGAGAGCAAACTTCATCCACATAACTTGAAACACGCAGCGGTGACGATTTGGGCACTCAGAGGGATGAGCGACCGAGAAATCGAGTATCGAGCAGGGTGGGCGCGGGAGAGCGGGCAGTTGAAGCGTTACGAGCACTTGACGGGTGAGGACGTCAACAGCCAAATCCTCGACACCTTCGGTATAGAGGCTGAAAACGACGATGCGCGCAGTATCTCTCCGATCGAGAATTGCCCGAACTGCAACGTCTCCGTCGATACCGGCATGCGCTACTGCCCTCGATGCGGTCAACAACTAGAACAGGATATGCGTCCGCAGTGGTTCGTCGATTACCTCGATACGTACGGCGAGGATGACGCGCTCGCCGAAACCCTCCTTGATTCCCCCTCGCAAATCGTTCGAGATCCAGCCGACCTTTCCGAGAGTCTGAAATCGACGCACCAAGACAAGATCGAGAGCGTCGTCGGGCACTCCCTGATGGGTTCTGCCAGCCCTACCGACGATGAGACCGTGCCGATATCACTCCCGTATGCCGGCGATGACGGCGAAACAACAGTCTATGTGCCGTTCGGAACACTGAAAGAACATGGTGGCGACAATCTCGCCGTCAAGCGTACCGACGATGGGCTACACTCACTACTTGACCCAGATGGGAACGTAGTTGCGACGGTAGACCCGCTCGGTATCGACTAA
- the tatA gene encoding twin-arginine translocase TatA/TatE family subunit — protein MFVGGLPGGPEMLVILLLAVLLFGANKIPKLARSSGQAIGEFKKGREELEEELKESASESE, from the coding sequence ATGTTCGTTGGCGGATTGCCCGGTGGGCCAGAAATGCTCGTGATTCTCCTGCTAGCGGTGTTGCTGTTTGGTGCGAACAAAATCCCGAAGCTCGCACGCAGCAGTGGACAGGCTATTGGCGAGTTCAAGAAAGGGCGCGAAGAGCTTGAAGAGGAACTGAAGGAGTCGGCGAGCGAGAGTGAGTAG
- a CDS encoding site-specific DNA-methyltransferase, with product MGYELINANSFNELESWPETTDPDANWDNGGGVHAIVTDPPYGVIEFMEENVEKMREGSGGVWRIPPELDGNKRNPLPRFTVLTDEDKEMLKEFFRKFGELANKVLRPGGHIFIASTQLLMHLVSEGFDEAGLERRDVLVRETKTLRGGDRPKGAHDHPEYSMVSSMPRVYWEPWLLYRKPFDNKLKENLSEWQTGGLRRESEDRPFTDLLEDGKTGKREREITAAANPEGDDSHPNVKPQSLMRELCHAALPLKEGVILDPFMGSGATVAAADAIGYDAVGIELDESYYQMAEEAIPKFTEISTPIEQRDDIRKTKAAQESTSLTDFN from the coding sequence ATGGGATATGAGCTTATCAACGCCAACTCATTCAACGAGTTAGAGAGTTGGCCAGAAACCACCGACCCCGACGCCAACTGGGACAACGGCGGTGGTGTCCACGCCATCGTCACCGACCCACCGTACGGCGTCATCGAATTCATGGAAGAGAACGTCGAGAAGATGCGAGAGGGCTCCGGCGGTGTCTGGCGTATCCCGCCCGAACTCGACGGGAACAAACGTAATCCACTCCCTCGATTCACTGTTCTCACCGACGAGGACAAAGAGATGCTCAAGGAGTTCTTCCGGAAATTCGGCGAACTCGCAAATAAAGTTCTGCGTCCCGGCGGACACATCTTCATCGCCTCCACGCAACTCCTGATGCACCTCGTGTCCGAAGGGTTCGACGAAGCCGGCCTCGAACGCCGAGACGTGCTCGTTCGCGAAACCAAAACGCTGCGCGGCGGAGATCGCCCGAAGGGTGCGCACGACCACCCTGAGTATTCGATGGTGTCGTCGATGCCGCGTGTATACTGGGAACCGTGGCTACTCTACCGGAAACCGTTTGACAACAAACTCAAAGAGAACCTCTCAGAGTGGCAGACCGGCGGGCTTCGACGCGAATCCGAAGACCGCCCCTTCACCGACCTGCTCGAAGACGGGAAGACCGGGAAACGTGAACGCGAAATAACCGCCGCTGCCAACCCCGAAGGCGACGACTCGCACCCGAACGTAAAGCCCCAGTCATTGATGCGCGAGCTCTGTCACGCAGCACTCCCGCTGAAGGAAGGCGTGATTCTCGACCCGTTCATGGGGAGTGGCGCGACCGTCGCGGCTGCCGACGCTATCGGGTACGACGCGGTCGGGATCGAACTCGACGAGTCGTACTACCAGATGGCCGAAGAAGCAATCCCGAAGTTCACCGAAATCTCGACGCCTATCGAGCAGCGCGACGATATTCGGAAAACGAAGGCTGCGCAAGAGTCGACGTCGCTCACCGACTTCAACTAA
- a CDS encoding DUF7344 domain-containing protein, protein MSLLDRLQEAVSQQPQDEPASASIPRTEVYSLLQNERRRHIIRYLAEHDDDEVAVSEIADHLAELGDDRTNCYVSAIQQHCPRMSPSVVEFDEQSKSVRIRPELYVVADVMEAVEETLD, encoded by the coding sequence ATGAGCCTGCTTGACCGTCTACAAGAAGCAGTATCGCAGCAACCACAGGATGAACCGGCGAGCGCCAGCATCCCCCGCACTGAGGTATATTCGCTATTGCAGAATGAGCGTCGCCGTCACATCATCCGGTACCTCGCCGAGCACGACGACGATGAAGTCGCTGTGAGCGAGATTGCTGACCACCTTGCAGAACTCGGTGACGACAGAACGAACTGCTACGTATCCGCCATACAGCAGCACTGCCCCCGGATGTCTCCGTCAGTGGTTGAGTTCGACGAGCAAAGCAAGAGCGTGCGTATTCGTCCCGAATTGTACGTCGTCGCGGACGTGATGGAGGCGGTCGAGGAAACTCTCGACTAG